DNA sequence from the Chitinophaga flava genome:
TATGCCTTCGTCGGAGTAGCGGAGCTGGATATTGTCTTTGAAAGTAGCGGCCTTGTTATAGATGGAAATGGGGAGGAGGTACCAGAAAACGAGCCCGAGCAGGAGTACCATAACGGCGATGCCGGAAAGAGTGCCTGGTGTGACCAGGTTAAAGGAATAACCCGCTATAGTGGCCAACAACAGGATCATAAGGGTGTTTCTAAACACCTTAATCTCACCCCGCTGCATAAAATGATAGCGTAATGCATGCAACACATCTCCCTTATTGTAACTGAACTCTAACTGCATTAGGCGACTGGCAAAACGATTTTTATCTGTTTACGGAAATCGACATAGGATTATCCATTTCATCACGTAC
Encoded proteins:
- a CDS encoding YcxB family protein — encoded protein: MQLEFSYNKGDVLHALRYHFMQRGEIKVFRNTLMILLLATIAGYSFNLVTPGTLSGIAVMVLLLGLVFWYLLPISIYNKAATFKDNIQLRYSDEGIQISTSASDRERSISWKSFYRVVETKKFFFLYRDKKSFFLIPISAFKTEDAYQLFSTMMKSKFSTSY